tgaggtacttccaataggaaatcgcaaacaaacacacagggattcctttaaaataacaaaaggtacgaatctgcaacaaagtttgttacaatccttgtaatgtacatagatcacccagaggggaatattttttttcctcaacaaaagtggagttactctttaaggcaaaacttgttttggacacaatggagagggattaaaacacctgtcagttggtgtgtgtgggtgtttttttttttttttttttttttttattgctgtctgtgcccccagtaGGGAGATGCACCGTCTATTTGTCCTGTTAATCAGTATCATCTATAGTGAAAGTAGTGGATAGATTTTTActcccaaaagcattttattaaaataaatttggggTACAtaagtttagctctgctttaaggGGGGCGGGGGGATATAGGGAGGAAAAAACTTGGAGACACAAGTGGCTAAAATTTCAAACACAGCTGGTGCGCTGCTAAAGAAATTGTAACTGTTTTGttcccagaaaaagaaaaaaaatgtgtgtgtgtgtgtgtgtgtgtgtgtgtgtgtgtgtgtgtgtgtgtgtgtgttcatccACCTGATGTTCCCCTGGCAGTTTACTGTAACTTCCTTTCCAGGCAATGTTTTATTCATTCTGGCATCCTTTTTTTTCTAGAACAATGCATTGCTTCATTTGCTCGTATCATATTAGACAGGTATACATGCATAAGGGGAATATCTAGGGTTGGGAATAGGAACTTTGACCACCATCCAGCTGATGCGGTGTGTGAAGAGTGGAACACCTGCGTTGCTCTACAAGTGTGAACATGTCAGAGCTGTGTTGTTTGAGTGATGCGGTGAAGTCAGATGAGAGCGGATCCCGTGCTCCAGGCACTTCTGGCTCTGACTGTGAAAGCGCGGCATCCTTCCAGGCGTTCACATTGGAGCCTACATTTTGATATTTGTCTCCCTGTGATGTTTGTCTGCAACGCTGCGAGTCAGACTGGAAGAAGAGCTAAAAACAAACACTGTAACTGCATTAAAAGGAAATGTATTCTTTATTTATAGAATGGCTTTGCTTGAAGACCTTTACTGGCTGCTTTGCAATTGCAAGAAGAGGAGATGAGTGTTGACTGTATAGTGATTGCAATGGCTTCTGTTTATTAAACATGCCAGTCTTTTTTTACACTAAAATTCTTCACACTCCACAGTTAAAGTGACACttgagccacacacacacacacacacacacacacacacacacacacacacacacacacacacacactactagtttttttttttttttttcgttcaacccagcaggctgaatggaaaaaactgacagctcaggtcggagctgctgtactaacaatccgatgttggctcaaagagccgctataaaaataaataaatgaaggaagcttcataataattttttgttaaatcaatacattttgaatTCAAGCAGTGTATGTACCCGAATTTGACCGGGTATGTgcctcttaagcctagtacacaccaggtCAAATAAGTGGtattggccagttcaacagaaaccgacCGACCTTttggtcagtgtgtacagcagGCAGtgcggcttctgtcgaaggggcatgaacGAAAAGGTCTGCCGAACAGCTCCTGATCAGCGCTGTTCGccaatggctgtgagtgctgactggagtgttttggcggggggcagtccccctgtcagaacacaatagcacagcgggggggggggggggggggatcgctaGTACAGCAGCTCTTTCTGAGCGGTCAtggtgtttggtgtttttttttttgtttttgttttgttttttttgttttttcacccaTTTCAGCCCTGCTtgggttgtacaaaaaaaaaaaatctagtagtGTGCACAAGGCTTTAcggtccctgtacagcagaactcgGTGTGACTAGCAGTTTGTGCTGATGAGGAGCATGCAGAGAAGAAAGCAGAGCGACAGATGAGCTCATGTGCTGCTTCACCTTACATTGTTCACTCAGACTGGGTgtacctgggctcagaggaagtggaatTAATGATGCTAGCCATCAAACTAAAAACATCTAGTTGCAGAAATAAAGCACTACAGGGGAAATTTATGGATTGAAGCTGCATATTGCTGTTTTATCTTTGAATggactattcatttttatcttttggccagagttctgctttaagaaaattTTTGTCCTTCTCACCCCTCATGGAGTGCAGCATGCAAAAATTGGATTTTAACTTCAGCCAGTTATTGCGCACTCAATCTGCAATTTGTCTCTCTATAGGTCGACGATGCACATGGTAGATCTTCAGCTTTACTTTCAGAGCTAAATGTCCCTGTCCAGGGGAACATGTGTGGTGGAGATGCTGGCAGGTACTTTGTGGTTCCTACCTTTGAGCTGCTATGTAGCCTTTCAAGGCACCAGCTACAGGTTAACTTTAAACACAGCTGACCTCCTGTGAGTAATACCACTGAGTGATGCCTTGGTCAGCCAAAGTCAGACAGAAATGACTTCAGAGCAGTAGTTAGCACTTGGCTTCAGAGGAACATAGAATATATAAAAATTCTCATGTCTTGACAAGTCAGGCCTGTTTTGGTTGGCAAAGGGGTACCTATTCAATATTTGGTGGGTCATAATGGTGTGGCTGATTGGTGTAAATTCATCCACACTTTTTGTTAGTCCCCCTACAGAGTCCCACAAATACTTACGGAGCCCCGCaatgaagtccacctaatgcagcttcctgtgatggtgtgacAACAATGATGCACTGGTCCTGAATTtagagcagagttgtcactcttGCGTAGGcggtgcctgcttgcactacaatAGGATGAGAAGATGTTGCTGGAGGTGTGGCTATCAGTGTTGTCACTGTAGCTTGTCagtcagcacctggccacacctagtcctacCTGCTGCTACCTTTTCTGGATTGACAACACTgccactgtaagacccctttcatattGGGGCCGTGTGAGCACCAAAGCACCTTTcgtttaagcggcacttttcgggcgctagtggggcgcttttaccccaaagaaggggttaaaagagcCCGTGTTGCTGCGCTTCTGAAGTAAACCAACTTGTGATTTAGTATTGACAACTTTAAGTCCTCCCCTCTTCCAACACCTATACATACTAACCTTTGTAAGGAAGATGCATATAGTTGCCTATTTTCAGGTCACTCAGGTCCCGTGAGGGGGTCCCgcttccctgtgtcagccagcagggctgcagggaagaggagggagcgctGACAATGGATGGGCTATTAAAGCCTTTGGGTGATGTCACTGCGCTAAACTTTACTAGCTGTTGGGAGagcactctcctctcccctgcagctactGCTGGCTGAGACACGGGGGGGATCACGTGACTGGCGTGacctgaaaataggcaagtatgtGTGTGTGCAATGGAACCATCAGAATCTGTACAACGCTGcattgattcccaaaagtagtttctgtactatttttggTGACCTTGGGTTCGATCTTTCAATAGAGAAatcgaagtcggactgacatgcgggaatgaaatcgtgcaaacTCAGCTGAACTTGTACGATTTCAATACCCAAGGCAGTTCAACCTGGGCTTAAGGAAAGAAAAATGCATACACTACTGTTGACTTCTGAGTATTAGTAataaacactaaggcccctttcacacgtgcagacagtatgtccgtatttgatccatccgttttcggatgaaatacggacatacgtgCATCCCTATGTGATAGCGGATGTCAgcagatgaacatccgctgacacccgatatcatctgtCCCcactatggtccgattctgcagacagaggaaaatcctatttttctatccgcctgcagagcggatcggatgaacacggacagacggtccgtgttcatccgatttccccccccccccccataggggagagcggagatctgacagggtggtccctgcacagtgtggctcagcggggatcaactgagcgatccccgctgagcaagccgaTGTTCactgggcggatcatcacggatccgtcccgtgtgaaaggaccttaAATTGGACACACCGGGTTCTCCCCATTGCTAACATATATTTAATAAACCCTCAAATCGGTAGGAGTACATAGTTGAAGACCATTTGacaaaaactgaattaaaaaaaaacttgatttggcTCAACCACCAGAGGGGAGAAAAACAAAACTGGTACCATTTTAATATATGGATTTGTACATTATAACTTAGTTTTTTTAATTCCttgcaaaaaattgcaataaacagtATTCAGGTACAGAAAAACAAAAGGCCAAGGTATTGCATAATGGTCAGTTCACAACAATTAGAACATCTTGCATTCGCTGAAAAGCTTATTcagcataaaaaaaatgtataatcccaAATGGCCAACCACGGTTTTTGACAAATTCCCTGaacattttcatatatttttaaagTAGCAAGTGAAGAGGGCAGTCATAACAACCAAACCCTTGGAGAATAATTGTACAGAGGAAAATTCGGAAGAAATCTGGTATAGAAAGGTAGAAAAAGCAAAAGGAGAGAGGCGGGGGAGGTTGGGGGGGTGGGAAAGCTCTTTTGACCAAATCACTCTGCAGGATGCTCCAATGACTATGAAGCCAAAAGCATCTGATCCCTATAGAAAAAAACAGGGAGACCAGGTCTTCTAATATTTGTCTTCTTGCtcccttaaagcggtgttctgcccacaaaaaaaaattaaaaaattttaaaagccagcagctacacacacTGCAGTTGCTGGCTtctaacaataggacacttacctgtcctggagtccagcgatgtcggcaccgcagctgatgtttcgaTTCTTGTTTTCCAATGTGAAATGGTAGGAGCACATGTACTCTTCCACAAGGCCGGAATACAGGCCCTAGCTGCCGTAAGCGGATGCCTCAATAAATAATTCTTAAATTTCTTGATAGATCTATGGGTATCATTTAATAGGTTAGCCGCTGGGTTAGTTCCCAGTGATATTCCGGTCAGCTATTTAATTTtggacactcccagaaaacatgtagCAAGGTCCCTACCGATTCCCCTACAGCACCAACATGTGTTCAGGATCTGTGGGTAAATTTTATGCAACTTGGCTGGAGTCCTATACCAAAGTGTGAGCTGACGTAAAGTTTGATCTGCTAGTAACGCCCGTAGGTGAGCATTCATTTGCTCCCGTCTCAAAAGGTCAAGGTTTGTTTGAAATCGAGTCTCTATTTCCTGACTAGACATAAACCTATTATTCACTGCAAAGTGTATATGTCGAAAAACATTCGGTCTCCGAAGTGAATGAAATTTTGGTCTGTCAGGCCTGGCAGAAACGCATAAGACCCCAATATCTGGGTGAGAGGGCTTGGCTCTGAAGAAACAAAGGGCGCTGTCCTAAAAAGATGTTTGGCCACCCGTAAAGTCGCTCCCACGGAAGGGTGTAGACTAGAGTGATCACTGCAGGGCACCCCCACATAGGGGACCACAGTACACCCGCCATGCTAAATGTTTTTGATAATGACATTTCATAAGGGAGCCGGAAGTCTTAATTTTCtatccaagcttttttttttttttttttttgggtattttttttttttattccagttcTGTGCAGTAATAATCCATTGTGAAATGTTGCCTCCTGCTCagtagcttcctgtaataaagtccGGTCAAAGCTCCTGCAGGGTGGCTGGTCCTTTTTACCTgccgttttctgtagtgggtgggattgaagggcccctcccacagctctgcattCTGCACAGCGATGTAATTTCTGGATTTGCAAATGCATTTGGTGCACTCAAAGTTGATTTGAATTATTTGAGGATGTATAACTTTCTGTTTATTTTTTCCTGGCTTTTTAGCTTTAAGTAAATTTTGTGCTTTACAAATGCTAACCAGCTTTATTCTGATTATTCCTAGTCACCTCATGGTCTAACATGAATAAGGAGTTACCAGCAAACATCAGGCACTTGGGGTTTGTTGAGGTCCACGACATTGGTGCTGACGGTGATATTCATAATCTTGGCAAATTGAGCCGCAAGAATTCTCAGCCGTTTGCCTTCTCGGATTTTAGCAGCGGTCAGTTTACTACAGCCATTGAGCGCAACAGTGTGACGTCTTTGGACTCTGGTATTCCAACTCTCGAGATTGCCAATCCGGAGACTGTCCATTGTGGGATCAGATCGAACTGTCTAAATGGTGCTGCTGGAGAGGACCGGGTCTTTCAGAGCTCTAAGAGCAttcctggtggtggtgggggtactCCATCTCTGAGGAACTCTGAAAGTGACCATGTTATCTGGAAATCCTCTACCTTTCCCAGATCGGGATATGACACAGCAAAACTCTACAGCCCGACCTCTCTTAACAGGAGCGATGACATCTCTGACTGTAGCGTCTCCAGCCTCAGCACTGACTTTTCCACCACATTATCTGTGAGCAATGAGGACATTGTGGACTACTTGGTGGCAAGCAACTCAAGTGCAATCGTCAACTTGGAGAATGATGAAACCCATTTTTCAGATGTGACCCTGAGCTCTACAAAAGACAGCACTGATCCGAATTGTAAGGGATTCGCACAGGAGGCAGAGCCTGACAGCAAGATAAAAATACTTAGTAACTTCTTTAACCGGTAAGTTCActc
This window of the Aquarana catesbeiana isolate 2022-GZ linkage group LG01, ASM4218655v1, whole genome shotgun sequence genome carries:
- the LOC141117680 gene encoding TBC1 domain family member 14-like, with translation MSQHELQRNGGHHCQVTSWSNMNKELPANIRHLGFVEVHDIGADGDIHNLGKLSRKNSQPFAFSDFSSGQFTTAIERNSVTSLDSGIPTLEIANPETVHCGIRSNCLNGAAGEDRVFQSSKSIPGGGGGTPSLRNSESDHVIWKSSTFPRSGYDTAKLYSPTSLNRSDDISDCSVSSLSTDFSTTLSVSNEDIVDYLVASNSSAIVNLENDETHFSDVTLSSTKDSTDPNCKGFAQEAEPDSKIKILSNFFNRNIFARRKSIQTEKPSDLGWKIFGKVPPRDTQQSNPRQVQKVLSAFLLLFFFFFFLLGLPHQRRSQHHNHGLPACVRTMQKPEMCY